A region of the Sander vitreus isolate 19-12246 chromosome 1, sanVit1, whole genome shotgun sequence genome:
ataaataaaggttagaATTTTTCAGAGTAGGTTTGTTTGTAGTTAGTATGAAGGAGTATAAGTTCAATTTGATCCAAAAAGAGATTTATATTTGGGGAAGACTTGGAAAATGCATCTGTTTGTAAAATGTACCCATTGGTTAAACATAGTTATGCCTTTCTCCACAAATTAAACTAAAAGAattctcatctcatctcttattgAGACTAGTTTCGTCCATATATGTCCGAAACTTACATAATGAGGAACAATCATAAAACAAGTGGAGCACACTGGTTCAGTGTTAGAGTGTATTTTAGTGTCAACATCACTAAGTCCCAGTGTTGTACATTTAAGAAGCTTGATGAGCCACATGTGAGGATCCACAACGACTGACTCATTCGCTGTGACAGAAACGTTTTCATTCAGTGATGAGACAGCTCctcaaaataaacacaatttCTAACAGACTGAACTATAAGGACTACACACATACCAGCAGTTACAGCCAAAGAGCATCCAATAGCAAATGCAAACATAACAAAGCGTATAGAAGGCAATGAGCTTTCCATTGAAAGCTATTTCAGAGTGTATTTTGAAAGTGGTGGCATTTCTGAGTCGGCCGTGCCCTGCTACTACTGCTCTTTTTTAATATCCTAaatatgtattcatataatgtatgaatatttaaatattttgaatatttcTTATATATTGTTATGATTTCTATAATCTCTGTGCAACTATCTCAATTTCTGATAATGTAACCTATCTTGAGTATGACATCTACAGAATGAAATCAGTTTTGGGAGCTTGGACCCACTCAGCAGATGCTCTTGTTGtgaaataacaaaatatatctTAAGTACTGTATGGTTAAGTACAATTTGCAGATACtcatactttacttaagtattctCATCTTCTGCAACTTTatactactccactacatttcagagcgaaatattgtactgtaatttaccatcataaataaataaaagaacaaacagAAAGTATTTTATCCCTGCTGGCATGACGTTAGGAGCCTGTTTCTTGCCTTGTTCATCCGTTGCattcattcactttttttacTGCAGCAATAACAAGCAGTAATTCAATAGGAAGGCATAATGGCAAGAAACACTCACAATGTGCCACGCAAGAGCACTTCTCTTAACTGGTAGGGTTGATTGGAGAGCTGATATTACATTCACTGTCTCAGTCCTGGaaagttgtttttctcattgtgAGTAATTTTACAACACCTTGTTTCCTCCTGATTGAAGCAACAGCAAAGACTAGAAGCACTGAGGTGAGACTTGCCAAAATCAAAGCTTGATTGAAAAAGCCTGCTGACAGACTCCCTTTCAATCCCTTTTTTAGACCTCAAAGTGTTGAAACCTACAGTGTATACCTTGTCCAGCGCTGCTACCTTGAAGAAGTACTAAGACCATTAACTGAAGTAAACATATAAGGAGAGGGAAAATGCATAAAAGTCACAACTGTTCAGGGGACTCACCAAACAACTCTTCATGAAGCAGTAACTTTTGGGACCCccaatttttttgaaaaattaaaacataaatttagaaaaaaacgTCATAAGGAAGAAATTGGTTGACAATTCATGAAAAAAATGGAATGACAGAATAAAGCACCTGTGAGATATGACAAAATGGTATACCTCTGGGGTCTGTTAAACGCTTCTGTAATCTGTAAAAGCTTGGTTTCTGATATGAATGTGTTCACACATGACGCAGTGTGTTCAGATCACGTCATCATAGCTTCTTATCACCTGCTGAAGAAATGTTTCCACCTGTTATATTTTTGACTCGTGCACGAtctatttgtaaaaaataaaaactaaccGTTGTTTTTGCGTATTTACAACAATCatatttcacacattccgtTGTCTTCAGTGGCTGTAGTCAATAACTTAAACACGTGACCTGTGATGGTGGAGGGAGGTGGTGTTTGCACCCGGGATTGTCTGGTAAACACACCTAATGAACAAGCACTGGTTACAAAAACATTCACAGatgggtgtaaaaaaaaaagcgcgCAGCAACATTTCACGGGTTCAGTTATAACGCGAGCACACTAATGCGCAATTACGCACACATAGTCACTTACTGTAGCATAGATACACACCACACCTAATGATTATTTAACACGCAATGCCACAGTGCGCATAGTTGTAATATTCTTACACAAAATTAGCAATTACGCGTAAAGCTCAAAACCTGCTACAGCTGTTTCTCTATTGAAATTAGCCACATTACGCAAGCCCTCAAAGACAAGAAGCGCTGATGCAAGTCCCACTTTTCAATGAGCAGAATAAATAGTCTTGACATTATGGTGCTTGTTCTCATTGTGCTTTGTGACAggtctgttctctctctccaggGCCGCGCGCACTCGGTTCCTTTTTGTCATCACTTAATTCTCAAAGTTCCGAAACAGTTATCCTCTGTGTATCAGACTTCTCAGTTTGTTCCTGAACTTCTTCCTCATGAGGCAGTAAATAATCGGGTTCAGACAGCTGTTGGTGTGAGCCAGACAGACGGTCAGAGGGAACACATATGTGTGGACTATGTAATAGGCTTTGTCCCAGTTTGCAACGTTCAGTTTGACCAGCACGCTCCACAAGGTGATGGCATGGTTCGGCATCCAGCACAGGAAGAAGGACAACACGACGATGGTGATAGATTTTGTAACTTGGCATCTCCATTTGGGGTTGCTTGTTTTCATACTCCGATTACGAACGAAACGCAGCAGCATTATGTAGCTGATTGACACGATGGACATTGGCAACACAAAGCCAACAAGTATCTTCTGTATGTGATAAACTGCTAACCAGTACTGACCACCAGGAAACCTCAGCAAACAGAGTTTTTCTCCAGTTACGTTGCTGACAGTGGAGAAAATGGACGTGGGCGCAGTCGCCAGAGTCGCCAGTGTCCAAATGATTGCGCAGGTCCATTCGGCGGGACAGGACTTCTGCCTGGTTCTGTTGTTTAGAGCCGAGACGACTGAGCAGTAGCGGGTCACACTCATGGCAGTGAGAAAAAACACGCTGGCGTACATGTTCATCACGGTGACCGAGAGGATGATTTTGCACATGGCGTCTCCAAACGGCCAGCTGAAGTCCAGCACGGTGTCCACGGCCCAGAAGGGCAGAGTGAGCACGAACTGCAGGTCCGTCACTGCCAAGTTGAGCACGAAGAAGTTCACTGTGGACTTCTTCCTCTCTTGTTTGACCCTGATGAAGAAGATGACCAGCAGGTTGCCCATCAGACCCGCAGCGCATACAACAGAATAAACAAGGCAGATGAGGAACCTCAGAACCGGGCTCCCGTCAGCTGTCACGTCGATGTCCTCCAGGTTGCTGAAGCAGTCCCACTCCATCAATGACCTGTTCAAACAAACGCTCTCATTTTCTTCATTCATAATGTCAGCAGCTCACGTTGGCTACACTTACACAGAATAATGTCGTCAGTGTGGAGTATATACTTAAAATAGATAAAAACATTTCTGTCCAAAAAGAGCTGGATCTTGGAGTGCCACTTTAGTACATGATGCCATACCATCTAGGCTACTCCGTCTGTGTCCACCCCACCCTGCTGTCTTCTCCCCTCCTATCCTCTCTAACACGCACTATCATCTAACATCACTGCTCTCTGCTCTGACAGCATGACAGGAATGGAGGGGTTGAGGTGTTTATTGGCGCACATTAGGATAGATGCGTCCATCAGTCTTGTGCGTAACGCAGGCTCCTCGGAGCGCAAGGCTTCCCCATGActttaaatccaaaaataaaaatgtagtcaATAATTGCAGATGTTCATGTTATATAAAGCTAGTGTCACAACCAGGAAGGCACCGTCTAGAGCTGACAGAGCGTGCGTAATTGGATTTGTATCATCAAAGCAGGGGAAAAGTTGGATTAAAAAACGACTGCCACCCAGTGTTCATTTCTAAGTGTAACAGGCTGTTAAAAAATGTCAACACGTTCCTCCAGGCCCCATCGTTTCAAAtaagggaaaacacacaaagaaatagCACAATGCATTTTATTACATCTAAACTTTTCTACATAAACAGGTAACATTCAATAAGTGAACAATGTCTTCCAATGCaggtaataaatattttttttctcacttagTATATTTGTACAAACTGACAAGGGTCTACTGTACACCGTCTTCTCCTTGCCCTCCTCGAAAAgcctttttatgatttttctcGGATTGGAGCCGTGAAACAGAACCTGTGAATGTTTTAAGGCAGTGAGTGCAGATGTCAACTTGAGTCTGACTTTCAGATTATTTCTGAAAGAGTGTAAGACTCTTTATTGGCCAcagtccattttttttaataatagtacagctttcattttctaaaaaatatataaattaatttattCTCTCGCTCTGAATTGACACACAAAAAGCATACAAACAGACATCAAACACCCACGATTGGATCTGAACTTTCAGGTTTCCATACAGACATAATATACACATTGTTGACTTTCCctttttttatctattttaGCTCATGACAACCGAGTGTTGAGCTGCTCGTCACGGTTGCCTGTGGAGATTTTTGAAAACACCTTTAAGAGTAACTACTGATGATAGTGGCCTTATTCCCAGTGTCCTCACACCTGCAAACACATATGCTGCAGCAAAAAAATGCTCTACATATACTCCGCACATCTGTGTGTGACTCAAGTTGGAGAGGGATTGAGATGGCAACAGGCCTGTGCTTATCCATCCCTGCAGGCAATCTGATATTTTCtaacaaacccccccccccccaccctagCTTCTCCCTCGGAAAACTAACAACTGTGAACCACAGGGTGGAACTGTGGACATTATGAACTTGGGAGTTGGAGGAGGGTTTGACTTTCGGTAATCCCATATAGACCCCAGTATGTATAGAGCACTTCAACAGAAACACATTCAACACGGTCTGCTCTCTCACATCGTGCGCCTAATCTGCTGCACCGACGAGCGTGAGGAAAGAaactta
Encoded here:
- the rxfp3.3a1 gene encoding relaxin-3 receptor 1 is translated as MEWDCFSNLEDIDVTADGSPVLRFLICLVYSVVCAAGLMGNLLVIFFIRVKQERKKSTVNFFVLNLAVTDLQFVLTLPFWAVDTVLDFSWPFGDAMCKIILSVTVMNMYASVFFLTAMSVTRYCSVVSALNNRTRQKSCPAEWTCAIIWTLATLATAPTSIFSTVSNVTGEKLCLLRFPGGQYWLAVYHIQKILVGFVLPMSIVSISYIMLLRFVRNRSMKTSNPKWRCQVTKSITIVVLSFFLCWMPNHAITLWSVLVKLNVANWDKAYYIVHTYVFPLTVCLAHTNSCLNPIIYCLMRKKFRNKLRSLIHRG